The Nomia melanderi isolate GNS246 chromosome 13, iyNomMela1, whole genome shotgun sequence sequence AAACGatcagaagaataaaatatttcaaaagttataaaatttgaaaagacGCGAATTCATGTCAGCAGTCGTGAatgtgttaacctcttgcggaCAAGgatcttttcaaatattcaaaaccttCAATAGAGAGAAGTAAATTATGCATCAAAATGATACACGCTAAAGAAAAAGAGAGCTATGAATCGACGTGtcgttattcgaataactaAATTATATGTTGCTAACTTCGTATCccgtaataaataattttttttatcaaaataaaaataatttctataacaaatttactcttttaaatttacttactatattattaattataatttacatttataaaaatttaaaaatttcattattttcaatcttaaataataatttattaatttttagaaatttatttatacccctataattttattactttacgtttaatcattttattattattaattttaattttattcatcaaattaaattattaaatagatcaaacaaaatgtcgacattcgtctttAAAGGCTAATATTATTCCAGTTTTAATTTCCAGGTCTAACACCGGCATCAAAGTCATTCCGCAATTAAGTCTCCGATCACATCACAAACGATTTGATCCAACCATAATTACGCAAGCTCTACCTCGTATCCgcaaaaaaattgagaaaccatTTCCCAGGGAAATGAAGTGGTCGCTCTAAATCAAACAATCGATGCCAGAGAAGTTCGTTCGGAATATCTCCGCGGTTTGGCCGGGCGCGTGGTTTTCGACCGCAAAACTTCGAGGTGCTTGTTGCCACATTTTTCTGAAGTCGAGCATGCACGCGTAGCTCGCGCGCACGCGCGACAGTAAATTTTCTCCGCACGCACGCGCGCAATCGTGGTCTAGTTTTGTCAGTGGAGCATCGTAAATCACGCACTTCGTTTCCTCGTCACATCTAGAAAGTATGTCTGACAGATTTACAGGATGTATAAATTACCAGAACCGGGATGTTTGTCGAGGTCGATACTCTATTGACTCGTCAACTCCCGCCCGTTGCGTTACACCCCTATCGGCTACGTAGCCGACGTTACGCCTAAGTCTTGGACGTCTGTTTGTCTGTCTAGACGTTGACAGCGTAAGCAGTGTTTGCCGGGGAATCATTCTCGATTGCCACTTCAGACATATCGGTACGCTTATTTACGATAGCGCGAGACAACACGCACGGACCGAGTACCGTGTATATAAATTTCGTTTTGCGTTCAGGATACCGGCTATCCAGAGACTGCGCTGACCGTCGATATGGTGTCGATCAGCTCGGATTCGGCTCTTCCCCATTCGGTCGATTTGGAGTCGCACGGCTGTCTCATGGGTGATAAACCAACCACGCCTCTCACCGATTCCGACATCGATAAGATCGTCGAACGGAAACTCCACTCGAATAACTTCCGTGTTTTAAACTGGAGTTTGGATAGTTTGGCCGAGACGAATGGTTTCTTAGGGTCATACTACATCCTCACCGTCACGGTGAAAGCCGACGACAAATCAACAGAGCTGAAGTTCTTCGCGAAAACACCACCGCCTATCGGCTCTACGCAGTACAACTTTCTTATACAGCATAACACGTTCAACAAGGAGATAACCGTTTACAATGACCTAATACCTATGATAGGCAGAGGGAAAGGGCTTAAGTGGGTACCGGACTATTATCTTGGTAAGAATAACACTATAATAGTGCTGGAGAATGCCATAGTGTCCGGTTACGAGACACTGAACAAGTATGTACCATTCGACGTGGAGCACTGCATTTTGACGGTAAGGTCGCTTGCGATTTTTCACTCGAGGTGCTTGATTCTGGACGAAAAGCTGCGACGCAGTACTGGTCAAACGATTATGGATTACTTCGGACACGTGCTGGTGGAAGTGGGCTTCCTGGAGAATGATCCACTGGCACGGCAGTATCGGTACGCTTGCTCTGTTGCTGcttgcgcgttggttgatttcCTCGAAGATATCACCGAGGATCAACGATCAGTGCTGAAGAAACGCATTTCCAAGTGGATCGAGATGATGCCAAAGTTGTTGGAGTCGTCGACCAAGTTCAGGAATCTGATATGTCATCGTGACATATGGGTGAACAATATTCTGTTCAAGAAGGACTCCACTGGGAAACCAATCGGTTGCTACATAATAGACTACCAGTTCATTCGATATTCCCCTCCAGCGACGGATTTCATTCTCAGCCTTTATCTGAACACTAGTCGCGTCGTTAGAAAGGAGAACTTCGATTTTTTCGTCGACGTATATTGCGACACGATGCAATCCGAATTGGCTTCGGAAGGCTTGGACATGCAGGAGTGCTTACCTCGCGCGGAATTCGTTGAATCGTGCCAGCAGCTAAGGAACATGGCGTTGATCTATTGTATCATGAACTTGCAAATAATGTTGCTCTCGAAGGAAGCGGTCGACAAGTACTTCGCAGGCAGCATGGATGGAATGGAAGACGTGATGTACGGTGACCGGAGGGTGGAACTCGTGCTGAGCCAATGCCGCAGCATGAAAGCTTATCAGACACGTCTTATCGACATATTAGAAGAAATCAAAGAGCACTTGCCCGATAACCCGGCAAATTGTTAGCCGCCGGGAAAGAATAGGGATACAGAATGCACTTGGAGTGTCGTCGTTTGTACCTGCATTACGATCTATGATAAAGGTCTTTGGAACCGAGCCAGGAAGAAGGCCGGCCTCGTTTCTGGATTTGCGGATGTGTCGTAAAGTCTCCGAAACGTGCTAGAGTTCGCAAGAAAGGCCACGCGTACCAAGGTCAATCAATAGTCGCGTCGAGTCTTGACTTTTTGCTGTAGAACAGCTTGAATCGTAGTGTTTATTTCACCAATGTGTCAGAAATTtgtcttgaaattattttcttttcctgtAGTAGAGGATttactaaattcaaatttcaccAACATTATTTCATgaaagtttatattaattttgattaaagtaATTAGGTATACGAATGCGTATTTTAATTGTCTGTTTTCAAAGTTCCAATTTCAAAGGTATATATAAATGGATAGCTGTTGTTTTTAatgacaatgaaataaaatgtacaataaattccaTAAACATAAGCTTAAAAGCTTTATTATGTATTAGCGAATTAATATGGTATAATAGAACAACGTGAATCATTGAAGCCTTGTGTATACAAATTTGGTTCTGAATCAGCCTTTCGGTTAGTGATGTGTACAGAAAAAATTACACGTGATTTACGGGATGAAGCTTTATTAGGATTTCTGCGgataattttgtaaacattgttATCAATTTTATAGATACGTCGATTGTAAAGTTATTAAGAAGTAAAATATCTTAACGACATTATACATGCGTGTCAATTTATTTCGTCAAGTCATTTTGAGAGTCTGAGTATACTATTATATGCTTCGTGCATATAagtgtaataaaattgtataaataaaattgggTAAATATCTTCGGTATTTACGATAAGTTAAAAGCATAATAAACCATTCTATAGCTGTAGTCCTATCTTTCCAAACAGTTGAACAATATTCCTTGCTATATAATTACACCGATTAGTATTAACAACATAATAATGCACAGCAATAGATATTTCGCAATCGTCTCATTGGTTGACAGTTCACTTCTGACTTATTTTCTCTTACTCTCTAGAATATAGGAAGTTTCGAAACAGGTGAGCATAAATTCAGTAtgttaatataagaaaaaaattcaagtatgacattgggttgatgcaaaaattttgacgTGGTTTGTGCgtgattaacaaacaaatttttcttggaaacaaattacatttgttttcaattataaCGTGTATGAAGAACACTTctttcttcaaaatttcaaaacttttGGATCAACTCAATGCTTGCTACTTAACACTTTACTCACTAGGATCTGAAAAATCGGATTTTCAATGCCAATACTTATCGACCGGAACTTTTTGTCGTGTTATTTTTCACGTATTAGTTGTTTGTATTATAAGTACTTCAtgcgtatcaaatattttgaaattatttccttCTATAATTAATCGAAGTAATACGTCGCCGGTATTAGCAACGTTTTCTCATTTTATCAAGCCCGTCAGTAAAGttgataataaaacattttgcaTATAAATGTCTCGCTAACATTTGCATTCAACAAGGTCGTACATTAAATGCATGGTTGCTGTATCAGCATTTGTTTAATCTGCCATTATCAATGTAAATTGTCACTGAAATTATTGTGAAATGTATTAGATGATCAGTTCAAATTATTACAAAGTGTATTAGCAAATTGGCACACGTACTGTTGCTACgaataatatgtattaaattgATTGAAAGTAATCATGGCATGGTGTTTATATAGTATAGGAAGTAGATAATAGTCATGATAATTACTGAAAGATAAAAAATGGTtgtaatatgaaaataagaTCATGccgaataaatatttacgtgAACTGTTTGCTCATATTAGCGTACTGAATTCATTCCTGAAGTTATGCCCACACATTTTGAAACATTCTTATATGCTTTATCACCAACTAAATTAACTCTtaaatctaaatatattttatataaaacgttcaagtttatttaaataagtgATAATTCTCTTTTAAAAGTTTTACCAGTgcgaaaaatatgaatatactgTCTTTATGTTATTACACAGTCATTATAGGAATTTGTTATTACTGAAATAGTTAGCCTCTAAGTATGTGGGTGTTGATAatggaaaatttacatttttattacttcTTTCATAAACTTTTAAGTATTTAAGTATTACATCAGCATTATCTATCAATTACTATTTCAGGAATGTTTATACAATTACAtacgattttaaaaaatagattaaataatgaaatcttGATTAAAATATCATTGGAGATAGTGAAAATATATCTTTCTTCGAGCATATTTTGTGTAATGCATTTTGTAAATACATACTTCATTTTCTAGTATGCTCAACAAATTGACTGCCGTGTCGAAGATTAGGTTACGAAACAAGTAATAAAGAACAAaggacaaaataaaaatattacagagGAAATAATAAGGGCTGCTATGTTAACGAATAGTTAATTGCAATATATGGTCTAAAATTGGtacgaatatttgaaaatattgttgacAAGCATGCCACGTAATACTTCTTTTTTGTTTAAGTATTAATTTACCAAGATAAGAAACGCTAATTTAAATAACCATTAcaaagtaataataaagtatgcacaaaatgattaatatttcatgagtacgcacattttatataatttcccagacatttatcataaaatattctgCGCAATATGTTACATGCGTTTTACATAAGTTTGATATGTGTTATCTATATTAGCACGTGTACTCTGCAAATTCCGTGCGGTATTCAAGTTTTGTAAATGCATTTGTCGACAGTCGTGTCATAATTTCATCGTGCACTCAAACGGACTCGCACGAAACAGATTTGTAACGGGCACAGTCTACATCTGAACCTTGATTTACCCGGACTTTTTGTAGGTGAGTTTCATTTTATGCGGTAAATCAGAACATTATTTACGCAATggtttttacgcgcgatcttAACGTTCACGCGTTTATGAAAACGTTGAAACATGGGATTTAAATGGCATTAGAGAGCACATTGTAGGTGGCTGCATTTCAGAGATTTCAAGGTcaccttgattttttaaatggaatgaccTACTTTTTTTTACCATAGATTGATAGAGTATCCAATTCTGAATATAAAAGTGTTGACCTTCATACGTCCTAAACTTAATACTTAATTagatattagtaataatttaatcCGCGTGAAGTTAATGTATCCGAGTGTCCAGTCGCGAAAATGGCAGTGCTTATTTGACAATGTTTATCAAGATCCTATTCCTCTCGTCCCagtatatttctaatttttttagctatttaagctatttaaaataaatatgtattcctaAAACTTATATGTACTAGCTtttgtttccaatattttttcttCCTAGATTTTATCAACACTATTTTCAGTCGCATGAAACAAAGCCACGTGCAACGGATTTCCGTGTAAATCAAGGGTCAGATGTATAcccaataaaaagaaagatcgTGTAATAGTCACTTTTTCCCCATTAACAGGTGCACATCTACAAAACGCGTGGTTTGAAGTGCGCGCGCTTGCTCGTTGTAATTGATGACGAGGGTGGCACTTTCGACGGAAACGAACGCACAAGAGCCTTTCGCTAGGACTTTCGTTCCCCCCgaactttttttttatactgCCGTGTTGTTTCatcgtttttctttcttccccACTTCAGATTTTGTTGGCGGTAATGCGAGCGAGGGGAATACGTCAACCTGCGGCCGACATTGCTGTTTATTATTTCCAAGAGCGTTCCTTTCATGAATTGTTCGCCTCTGCGGTGCCGTTCGTAGCCTGCTGTAATGTTTCAACGTAATTATTTCATTCGGTGGATTTCAGGCGACTACGTGCGTATGTCCGGAGCTTCATTGAACGCGAAATCATTTTCATCATCAAGAAAGTTAATTTTCCGTATAAAACCATTGTGTGATTGGAGCCTTAAACGATGTCTTTATCCTGCGTTGGACGAATTTGCCCGTAAAAGGCAAAGGGATTACCGCTCGTAATAAACTTGCCAGAAATTCTGCGAATACTGGCAAGATacgattgtttaatatttaacgtaACTTTCCATCGTGACTTTCATTGCAGCGGACGAGGCACGTTCGATGGATACTCTGCACGGTTGGTAATTACATTCGGGAAGCAGTTTCCTTTgtgttattaatgatattataaagTACATCTATAATATTTGATGCGTTTAACAAACTTCTCAAAGGCGAActgttgaacgtgttaatttgaaGATTTTCAGATTTATTATGGTGCTATAGTAGTTAAGAATATAATCTTAACTAGAATAgaaatagttgaaaaataagaaaataaagctTCGATGacaaattttttacaaatattaacgtagttctaaattataaataaatatttactgatcatatttaaaaatttgatcgaTTAAATAGTTTTTGGGAAATATTATCAGTCAATTCTAACattttgaaataaacattttgtaaagatttatatacaattttattctacttaaaaagaaaaatgacatGTTGATACTAAATAAACTATTGTACAGTTACACAGTCGTTTAAAAACGTTAACTTTTCTTCAAACAGTTTAGATCGCTTTTGTCAATTCCTCCTGCCTTTTTAAATACCTATAAATCCTTTGGAGactggcccacttggcactctgattcaatCTGAAAATTTCgcggcttcattgatccaagcaagccaaaGATGTCatccatttaaagtttgagaataggcgTTTAACAACAAATCGACAACTATTAACTTAAGAATGAAGATAAAGTTTTCATCAAAGATTATTACAGCTAAAATATAGGCACCTGCATAATTTGGCTTAACAGTTCCTCAAATTATCAAACATCGTGCATTTATTTccttaattcattattaacgaACCGCCGTTATCTTCTTTCTCCAGTACTTTTAAAAAACTAGAAATAATGAATCGCGTTTAACACCATTTCTATCGAGATGTCAACAGACACCCTTTGAAATTGTAACTTAAAATTACATTCTGTAATTTTCCgttgtatattctgaattgacttttccagTAAGGATTATAAAACAAACTATAGAAAATGACCAACATTCAATTGAGGAAGAACGATTAaactgggaaaataattttaagttacaatTTCAAAGGTGCCTTTTGGTCGTGAAGTAAATCGGTAGTGAATAGTGTCAAAAAGTAAGTAAAACGAAAAgtgagaattatttattatgctgttaatagtttcaaaatattaaaacaataattgaaGATGCTTCTCGTAAAAGACCTCATAACCAACATGTATCATCGTAGTCATATTTTGTTTTCCCTGTTAGTCACAACACTCTATGGCGTTTAATGAGGAAACTTGTTTATAGCTTTGGATGTATCAATCTAAGCCACTGAAAAGTATCCTGATCTGGGCAGAAAACAATAAACGCGTCGCAGTGGCTTTCTAGGAAAATTATTCTCGTGTGATAATCAAGAAAACTATTTGGCTCGTTTGCCGAACAGTGACAGGCTAGTTCTGTCCGCCGGCTTGCGAGGTTATGTCACATTAAAGCAGAAGTTCGTTTTATGGCCGGCAATTCGAAGCGACCGTAATCGTCCCTATGCTGAACTAATAACATAACTGTGGTACGTAAATTGCGCAGCCTATCGATAACAGGGTCCACGCGATTGGAGTATAGGTAGGACTCAGCTCGACGCAATGGACACATTGTTCTGCCAgacttttaatatttgttttattttgaccGATTGTCCATTGTTTCTTTCAACGCGGAAATTGCGCCGAAATGGAAAATCCGAATGCGAATCACGGGCTCCTGTAGTTgcggtaaaaatgaaataaacgagAAGATCAGCGTTGTCGTTGGGGCTTGACGAGAAActacattaattgtatttaaaaatatagaacgcTTCGTTTGAGTTTTCTTTATTCATTATGAATTATaagttgatttttattttacttttattagtaTAAAATACGTACATACGTCTTTAACCAGtaaattgcgtttgacgagtatacacgtcatattaaaccttgaaatgatattaattcttttaacgatgaattctttattttttcagataaacttgtaattcttctttatttttctttggattttcattaaaatataccccatgtgtattcatcctgcgtttgatgagtacacgAGAGATCacatgagagatttttgaaactaaattccatagttaaggggttaaccctttggtcTATAATATCACGTCAGActcataaagaaaattttaaactgaatttcaaaaaacaaagtatcagttattcttttttaaatataaattaaatattatttttctattatcaattgttaacctttggtataaacgtaggcatagaataaacatcaaattttttttCGTAATAAAAAACATTATGATAATGGGATAGTTGTATCTGCTTTCTAACTTTACAGTgtcttgaataattttcaaatatctgaATACTGTTTAGGAGTCTTCAAACAGTCAGTAgttttgattttgaaattttgaatgaaaatgattaaaaaaatatactcgAGAATAAGTCATCAATTCTAAATAGGCAACGGAGTACGGTCTTTGAGTTcatcaataatatatttgttttaggaattaaattatattaattactataataaattaattattactataatattactaaaataaattgttataataattacggtgtaatatatattatattaatataatattgatcaACAATTGTTTCTCCTAACTGTTGAATGTGTCTAGTGAAACTTTTCATGCAgctgaaatataatatacgtaatatgtaatataatatgtagcacaatataatataatataatatactatatctttttataaaaattgataggaCAAATAGAAATATAGGTATGTGTTcactaatttaaaattttgcatgGTAGACTTTCACCgaattaaatgaatgaaaatggattgaattaaataatttgccAAGTCTAATGCTAGctattaagatatttaattttagtcgGGCGATATTCATTGGAAGTTTTCGTATTTGAAAAGCTATTCGACAGTAACAGATTTAATAGCATTAAACTTCATTTatcaaatagaaatttaattttggagCAAACACTGTGCACGGATCAATAGATGAAACTTTCATGAGTAATAATTGTTTTGAACTAGAATATTTACGAACactttgtttcttaaatatttcataactttaagataacagaaaattaatcATCTATTGAGggtgatttataaattatataacgaAAATAACCATTCAAAAAGCatgatagaattttatttttttcccaTGAAAAACCGGTTCTGAATATTTGTATAGAGTTGTCTATTTTATCATAAACCACTGAATTATCTACTGTAATATAAGATTTCCTTAATTCAGTAAGGTCCGATTTAATATTTGTCACCATAAAAACTCCGTACCAACACATGAAAACGTTACTTTTACGACTAATCGAGTTTCAACAGCCCAAAAAAGTCCAAACATTCGAAATGGGTCGTAAAATCGCTTACGATCCACATAAAACTCATCAAAACCAATTTTTACTAAAATCCACTGTTCACAGAGTTACCGATCACCACGGAATGAATTCGATTACAGCACTCAACTTATATCGCAgggagatttatttatttaatcgatTACGTGAAGATTTGCGAAACGAATCGATAGAAGTATTATGTTCTTTGTTAACGCGTCAAACCTGTCCAGTGAAATTTGATAGCACAGTAATtactaaattttaaaatatatattgtcaCCGGTATCAATTTGTACTTCGACGGCAGTAATACCTTCGTGAAAGATAGAATTACTGGGCATAATGATCGCGGTTTCATCGGAACGATCGGTTACACAAAGCGAAAATAGTTCTCAAGGTAAGGGGATTATCGTGCGGGATATACGATTTCCAGCGATCAGCGCGAAATTACCATCGCATTGAAAGCAGTGCCGTGCCAACCTTGTTAATCGCAGAAGCTTACTGTTCCCCGTGTGTTCATTATACTTCGTTCCATCGAACATTGTAGAATTATCATCGATCAGGCAATAGCATTACGATTCCATTATCTGCTACAGTGCTGATTTCAACCTGACTAACCTCTGCTCGTTACCAGGAACCTTTCCCCTAACGATAATCCGGAGATTATACCGTGTGTGAATTCCATTTTTGTTTACGAGTATATTTGCTGACCTACAGGAATGACCTTTGACACTAGAACCATTGCACCCAACAAAACgacggatttcagttttcttatttcgcagttattgatatcttaaccccttgacctacaatatcatttgacaaatctaagtgttatttatcttctttaaatataaattaaatattacgtttctATCATCAATCCTCAACCTTTGGAGTcaacatagacatagaacaaCTATAAAAAtcctttattttcttaataaattattaacgataaggtaGTTGTAGTGgtcatatttaagaaataaattataggacaagggtttaaaagtgttaaatatccgaaatgagtTTAACCTGTAAGTATGGACGTGTGGCCTCGCAGACctcaatacaaaatattgaaaatttaaaaacaagtgaaatttttattatgtggttgatactattgctatgtaaagatatttaaataagtaaaaacgaataaatacgataaatttgtttattaattgctacaaacgagaatatttaacattaatcgatgATTTTCTGACTCCATACTTAaagattaaattcaaattcaaaagttaaaaataaatagtttcactcgaatactataatgaatatgtgaataaatcgaaaaaatctgtttttactatttttttaagacgttaattatattaaacactTTGTGTTCTAGTgctgacactagatttacgaaacgtgtcaatttgatgcacactgaattttataaaaattattcggtaaatgtttTCGCTAAATAATCTTCCTCAAGAGTAACGTCAACATTATCGGATTCTATCAAAGGGGCTTTttgttacataatttatttattgccaAGTTTACTTACTGgatagaaacagaaaaatcagcCCAAGGCTTTTCAGTGGAAGggaattcaatctccctaaaatTTTTATCGATCTTGCATTGATACGGAGAACCTAGAGTAGTAGAGCTGTTGTGAACTAAGACGAAAGCTCTGGAGAAGATATCTGGCCTTCCGAAATAGGCCGACATCCCGTCAACTTCAAACATGAAAatcttattgaattatttagcgAGTTTCCTACAATTTTCCCAGAAGAtggaatcattatttttaaatgttttaatgcaatatttctgaaatgtcCTTTTTCAGTTACCTAGTTTGGATCAATGTTTAATACCTACCATACTATAGTTAGATTTAATAGACAGATTTCTAATAGCATGATTTAAAACATACACGACTAACTTTTTGgcagtttttctttttctatgttTCGATTTAATGGATTAGGTACAATTAGGAATAATGAAAGTAtggttatatttaaaaaaaatgttcgtttgtataaaaatactgtttatttctttcgaaatttatACACTACTTACAAGTGAAGTACCATCATGAAGTAACTTGTTAGATACTTTTGCCAGATGATTTAGACATGTTTAAGCAAGCGATATTA is a genomic window containing:
- the LOC116425595 gene encoding uncharacterized protein LOC116425595, producing MVSISSDSALPHSVDLESHGCLMGDKPTTPLTDSDIDKIVERKLHSNNFRVLNWSLDSLAETNGFLGSYYILTVTVKADDKSTELKFFAKTPPPIGSTQYNFLIQHNTFNKEITVYNDLIPMIGRGKGLKWVPDYYLGKNNTIIVLENAIVSGYETLNKYVPFDVEHCILTVRSLAIFHSRCLILDEKLRRSTGQTIMDYFGHVLVEVGFLENDPLARQYRYACSVAACALVDFLEDITEDQRSVLKKRISKWIEMMPKLLESSTKFRNLICHRDIWVNNILFKKDSTGKPIGCYIIDYQFIRYSPPATDFILSLYLNTSRVVRKENFDFFVDVYCDTMQSELASEGLDMQECLPRAEFVESCQQLRNMALIYCIMNLQIMLLSKEAVDKYFAGSMDGMEDVMYGDRRVELVLSQCRSMKAYQTRLIDILEEIKEHLPDNPANC